The genomic region GATCCCCCTTGACAGATGGCTTGCTGCAGTATGTATGAGCTTTCATTTTATAAGCTGGGCTAcagcttataaaaataaatcatttctatccaagagtgttttaaaatatattttttcttagaatatGGACTTCAGTAACAAAGGGAATAAATGGTTAGTGATTAAGTCACACTGGTACTTTTAGCCCAAGTTCATTGTTCTCCTCCTAAAAGTAAACGCCAAAAGCAACTGTATAATGATCTTCTCTGCCCTATTCCCCTTTACCTATAAGGTAAGTGCATAGATGGATTGAAAATGCGATACTAAATCtctggaggagagagaggaatggCCTCTCAATTCGGTCTCGGAAGCTCCTCTGAGTCCTATTAATGCCAATCCCGGTGGAAGCTCTGCCATCTGTCATCTCAGCCAGACAAAGGAAGTGTCCCATTGGTGGCCATCATCTGAGTAAATTAGGAGGGGGTTGGGCAAAAGGCCAGAAGGAAGGCCTGTGCAGCCTTGAGAAGAGAATTCACACTGTTGGCACGATGATGCCCATGGGAACGCTTTCGGCAAAAATGGAACATGTAGAAGTAAACGAGCCTGTGTAGtgtctgttctattccatttcctgTGTTGTGTGAGGGTACAGGTGTTTTACAatggtgagaatgtggaaaataatgagtaaaaatgaaggattttattttcatAGGTGCATGATTTCTAGCAAATGAGTTCCcagagactgtttttttttttaaagagctctcctgtatgaatcAGGCCATGAGAAGGCTGGGGAGGGGACGGCCAGTGGTTCCTCCAGCAGAATGTTCTGTCTGGCAAAATTAGCAAGGGACTTGTTATAAGGAAATGTGATGCATCCTGTATACAAAGAAAGTCCCCAAAGATCATGAATTTATCCAAAGTACACAAAGACCTCTTGCTCCTCTCTCAGTTGTGAATTTTTCCAAACCTCTCCTCAAGCAATTTTCATTTTCAGCTCTTAAGAGTTAACTGTGTTTACTTCTATATAAAGCAGCAATTCCTTTTATTTGTCCAAAACTCATCTTCTTCAGGGCCATCATTTTGCCCATGGCCTGTCAGTTCTTGCTGGCCCTGAGTTTCTGCCCTGCCCACCCTGAGGTATCCTGTCTTCATTTGTACATACATGAGCACCTTTGTAATAAAACTTACATGCCCTTTAGGAATTGTCTTCAGAGCCAGAGGAAGGACTTGAAGTATATAATTACTCATAGTCCTTGAAACATGAACATTTTGCTTTTCACAGTTTTTCAGATTATATCCAATTTTAGCTATATCGTGGAATTCATCAGATAATTATGACACAtgcattttatttgaaatgctAAAACTTCTCTTTTCGTATTTTTCTGGGCACATTGTCTCAGAGTTTACAAGTTGGTTAACAGATATTTTTCTGAGTTAATATGTGTCAAAAACTAGTTGGTCTCTGGAGAACACAGAAATGAACATGACACAGTTCCCAGTCTCAAGAAAGTCATAGTCTAATGGTCATCTAATTCAGTATAACCACTTCTCTTCTTCTGTCTATGCTTATGATCACATGTTCCTACCTGTACTCATCACATGGGATTGCTTCCTAAGAAATAGTCTCCCACTTAGGAAGTAACAATGACAAGAGAGGCACTTTGAGAAGTTGTATCAGTTTGTTTTTAAgtcttaagaaggtactttgatAACTCAAATAATTATGACTACTtcataaattaataagtaaatattttcagtttactaAATGGCCTCCTCATAACCCAAGCACTTAATGTGGTTTCTAGATATCCCTAAATTGCCTAGGGAGAGACATGAAGAGATGCTAACTCGTGAGCCCTGTTTTTACTGCTCACATCTGGAATGAGGGGAGATTAGGATGGATGACCAAGAAGACTGATATAGCAAATTGCATATTTCTTTTACTTATCCAAAATTCATCTTCTTCAAGGCCATGGTTTTGTGCTGTCCCATGGTGGTTGCTGAATGACTTTGGGGAGCATAACTGCACATCCATACACCTGCACTAGATGTCAAAGTCTGGCCAAGTAATCACACCCATGTGGTAGAGAGGGGCCCACAGCACAGCTCAACCACAATGCTAACTGGCACCTCTGCAGAGTAAAAGATTAAGAATATTATATTTGCATATTTCAGCCATGAAAAGTTCATTATATGGTGGAATTATCAGTACCTTATAGTCTTTTTCCttagttgaaaaaaataacactttCCTTCAAATTGTTGTCATTTGCTATTTAAGTGAGGGTGATATTTAATGAAGAATCCTTTTAAATTGATCTATCCTCAGATTCTGTAAACTCCCacaaagtaaaaagataaaattttcattataatatcATCTCTGACAACCAGTAAGATTCATTAAAAgcccaaaaccaaaaaagaggtaATCCCACCAACACCACGCAGTGATTTCTCATTAGAGGAGATAGTGAAGTATTTCAACAAGAAGATTAATAGAAAGAATGTATGGATTCTTACCCTACCTCCTTGCTGATTTACATTATGCTATGTAGTTGAAACAACAGGGGAAAATGCAAAAGCTCTCATATGATTAATGCTGAAATACCAACCCTCTGGTTACTGTCGATTGTATATTCACAACAACACCCTTGGGAAAATGGCAATAGAAgcactttctattctgttcttttttgtctTAAATCCTTTCTATCTGGGTCATTTCAGGgactcaaatttattttttatggtaaACACTGTTTCTCagaagatacaattttttttcagaaaaccttTTTCCTTCTAAAATTGTATATTCCATCTTCTTTGCTCTAATGTTGAGATTTCCTGGCCCAGCATAAAACACTAAGATTTAGGCAATGTTTATTTCACAGACTCATCAAAGAAACTTTTAGGGCTGGGAAGAAATCTTAAGGATTATCTAGCTCAACTCCCTCACTTTATAGACAAGAACACAGGGGTTGGGTTGCCCTGCCTGACTTCACCTTCTGCTTTGCCACATCTGATAGGGCAAAAGGAATTTTTTAAGGAGGAGAAAGTATTACCAAGGTAACGGCACAGTGTGtgggaaaaatggaaagatggatgacagagaaagatgAACATCCTTCCTCTGTAAACAGATAAATGAACTAGAGGTCATGTCAGATgggcagaaacaaacaaaaataataaaaagggccATTTTTTCTACCATTTTAGCAGCTTCAAGTTTCAGCTGAGTGAGAGAAGGATGCTGCTGCATCCGcaggagggagaagaagggaaATGTGATATGAATAGGCAGcctggctcactgcatcccttcCCCTCTGCACTTCCCCACCCCTACATGGCCCTTCTGTGGGGAAGAGGTAGGGACACAATCCTCTGTTTTTTAGCCTCAAAATTCATAGATATAAAAGGTCTTTCCTCAGGGCCAATACTACTGCAAGCAGTAGACAAACTACTAATTGCTAAGGATTTTTAACATGTTAAATATGCTGATTCACAAAGCATATTTACATAGAGCCACACACACAGTCCTCCTGGATAACTGGTCCCATGTCATCTTCCTATTATTGTTGGTATTTAGTAATGCATACTGTTTTATTCCAACAGAAAAATTAGATAACGTGATCACTTTTAGGGTATATCTTTGTTACAATCCTTATGTGTCCTTCTCTCCCTCTATTCCATCACCAAGATCCTATATTGTCTGGATTGAAGAAGTAGAGAAATAAATTGGAGAAATAATACCACCCTACATTTTCGGCAAACAATATATTTCAGAGAATGTTCCAACACaacatctcattttatcctcacaaataATCCTTTGAGGTAGTTACACTGGTATTATTCTCCATTTCACAGAATAAAAAATTGGATTCTATACACGACCAATAAGTAGACAGATTTGGGGGAGAAGGGCAGAATTACGGAACTGGAAGGCATCTAGTTCAGTTTTCTCAATTTGAAAATAGAATAACCGTGGTCTAGAGAGGTTAAACAGGTTACCCAAGGTCATATGCTTTAAGTTCAGTGTTGGGATGAGATGCCCATCTGCTGATTTCCAGCCTGCAGCTTTGTTGCTATGGTGCTCCCTTTTACAAACCAGTAAAGATGTGTTGGAGTAGGTGATGATATCCGTTAACTGATGTTAGGCCATACAGTTTTAATTTGCTCCTTCTCCACCCCATCTAAATGTTCAGACATCAGGAcacatgagaaataataaaaagtgatCCTTGGGTGTGCAAGTTTAGTGGTCAAACTGACCCAGCACTATTCACTTGgtagaaaaataattgaatagtGCTGGAAAAAGTTCTTCGGGAGAAAGAAACCTTTGGGAGTCAAGAAAGTAGTgggagccaggtatggtgacttgagcttgtagttctagctacttgggaggctgaggcaggaggattgcttgtgtctaggagttcaaagctgcagtgagctataattgcaccactgtgctccagccttccaacagagtgagacactgtctcaaaaagaaaataaaaatgttaaaaggagaTGGAGATCAGTCATACAAGCACAAGGGCCTCCTCCCCCACCATCTGGTCTGGCTTTGTAACATGTACAGTTTACAGCAAGAGAATAAATATAAAGAACCCTCCTTCAACTTGCTTTCTGTCATGGAATCTACAGATTAGTGTCTCCTTAATACTGGATAAGAATCTCTGaactttttcatttctcctgtTTCTCATCCCTTTCCTGCCTTTTTCTACAATAAtctccactcttttccttttctctcccctcagcctctttCTTCCATGTCATCTCATCTTTTTATATATGCTGTTCTATCTACAACATACTGAAagcataaatgaaaataaacacaaaattttccaaactgttttctgtCCTGTTTGTTCTTCAAGGACCACATGAATTGTTCCTTCCTCAAAATCTTTCCTGCAGAAAGTATCCTtcagttttttttccatttcctcaaTATTTACAGCATTTATGGTGTGTATCACTCATTTCGCACCTCTCAGATGTAGCCTCTCACTATTTATTTGTTGATCTCTGTCCTGTTCCCCTAACGAGATGATGAAATCCTTTCTGAAAGGCAGAGACATATGTCTTCAGCATCTACCAGTGTGTTCTACACAGAGTCTGTTATGGTTGATCCTTAGTATGAACCTGGTTTAGTTTTGAAGATCTCATGAGTGGTTTGAGCTTAACAGCACCAgatgctataaatattttatcatatctGAGACAACATTCCCAATGTTCAAAATTACTTTCCAGTTGGGTATGcccaaaaaaaatcattcaggcaagagttttcatttcaaatattataaactcttttttttctttctttttttttataattaatgtaaaagtaactttattttttttctttattattattattattattataatactttaggttttatggtacatgtgcgcaatgtgcaggtaagttacatatgtatacatgtgccatgctggtgcgctgcacccaccaactcgtcatctagcattaggtatatctcccagtgctatccctcccccctccccccaccccacaacagtccccgaagtgtgatgttccccttcctgtgtccatgtgttctcattgttcaattcccacctatgagtgagaatatgcggtgtttggttttttgttcttgcgatagtttactgagaatgatgatttccaatttcatccatgtccctacaaaggacatgaactcatcattttttatggctgcatagtattccatggtgtatatgtgccacattttcttaatccagataTATAGCTGAACAATGTCAGGACAAGCAGAGTTACTATTTCCCTTCATATAGTTTAGGTAAGCTCTCTTCATAGAGGAGCAAGTTGCACCTTCtcatgcaaataaaaaaattatcatggTTTAGGCAAGGCTTTCGTGATGATAATTATAGCAATTACTGGGCCCCtgttatgtaccaggcactgtcctTAGCATCTAGTAATCGCATGAAATTCTGACAACTTTagtaaatactattattttctGCATGTAAAGAAACTGGGCTTTAGAGAATTTAACAACTgtctcaagatcacacagctagtaatttTGGAGCCAGGATTAAAAGTATTTAGCCTTACATATAATAGGAgctttaataaaatatgtaattatgaTGATAAAATACTTCCCTAAACTCCTTGCAGttatgtcttttatatttttatgtagctAGATATTTTGTTAGATTGTATATTGCCAAATACATAATCATATGAAGCAGTAACAATAACGTTAAATAATGTTActtcaaatataaaagaaaacagttttggcataatacataaaattattataactAAAGCTTCTGGAACCTGGTACATACATCCCCTAACTTGCTACAGCAAACCTATGAGGCAGGTATTACTGTATTATTATAATATACATGATGCTGTAAAACTtgcaataatttataataaaaaattagaatctAGTATCACTTGAAAGTTTTTTCACCTTTTGTCCATTTGtagaaatcataataaaaattataatggaCTCTAGTATACCTGAAAAgattttccacattctttccatttgcAAATGTAAAAATATCATTTGATAATAGATcattaaatattgtatttatataagattttaaatattaaaaaaagaaatagtagttGCAATCTCTTCAAATATATCTTTTCAAGCAGTTCATAAGGTATGGTTACATTTATGTCTGATAAATGCATTTTGTTCAATGAGAATTTGATGCAATTATTTTTGAAGTGTTGAAATGAATGCTCAAGGATTATTGATCTGAATCACATCAACTAATTGTTTAATCAACAGGTCACCTACAAACAGCAATATGAATTCATTTGATATACTGCTGTGCTTGCATTGCAAAATGATTTATTTCTTGCCCAGACATAATTATAAAACTGTAAGAGATGTTCAGTCATACATTGAACTTTTCTAAGAATTTCATTAGACTTTGTTTTTTCACATTAATTGAAATGTTCTAGAGGATAACCTACGTGGAACCAAATTTGAGTATAGCTGTGGTGCCTATAAAACAAGGAGACTTAATCTTGTTAATACAAATGCCATAATTTACTGGCTCAGGGACCTACAGTTGTGTTTTCATATGCCCAGAATCCATTTAGTAAATTCCCTTTGCCAATTCACTTAATGGCAGCACAGcaccctcaaaaaattaattgtTAACCAGTCTAAAACATTAACAATTGATGCTATTAtaccattatcctcattttattgtAGAAAACCTTATTGCAATTTTATGGCCCTTTGATTAatgcagtatttcttttttaatgcaggCAAATGGTTTAACTATGGAATTATCTTCCTCGTCTTGATTTTGGATCTTAATATGTGGAAgaaccaaatattttataaacctcATGAATATGGGCAATATATCGGCCCAGGGCAGAAGATATATACAGTGAAAGACTCAGAAAGtttaaaagatttgaacagaacCAAGCTATCCTGGGAATGGAGGTCCAATCACACTAACCCTCGGACTAATAAAACATATGTTGAGGGAGACATGTTCTTACACAGCAGGTTCATAGGAGCCAGTCTTGATGTCAAGTGTCTGGCCTTTGTTCCAAGCCTGATAGCCTTTGTGTGGTTTGGATTCTTTATCTGGTTCTTTGGACGATTTTTGAAAAATGAGCCACGCATGGAGAATCAAGACAAAACTTACACTCGCATGAAAAGAAAATCTCCATCAGaacatagcaaagacatgggaatCACTCGAGAAAACACCCAGGCTTCAGTAGAAGACCCCTTGAATGACCCTTCTTTGGTTTGCATCAGGTCTGACTTCAATGAGATCGTCTACAAGTCTTCCCACCTAACCTCGGAAAACTTGAGCTCACAGTTGAACGAATCTGCTAGTGCAACAGAAGCTGATCAAGACCCAATGACTTCTAAAAGTACACCCACGAACTAGACTCGGAGATAGACTTGGAGATAGCACAAAAAGCAACCTTGagtgtaactttaaaaatttagtcTTTCCTTTTGTATATGTAAGGTTTACATAGTGTGAGGTAAAAATATGAACAATGCCACGACGGTGCTCAACATGCTTTTTCTAGGattcattgttttctatttgtattatAATACACGTGCCTACTGTATACTTAACAGTCCTCTAGAGATTGCTTTTCACAATTGCACAAGCTATTACTGACTTTACAGCATAGTAGAAGATTAGCTGATGACCCATGTATCTGATGTTCAACCATAGTGGTGCCTTGAGACATTAAACTGTTTTTAACTGTACCAGAAATGAAGTGTGGAACAGTTACCTAACCTATCTCACATGGGTGTTTTGTATACAATTATTTTGATCTACACTTGATGTCTGAGCAGAAAACAGAAATAGCTAAATGTGACTCAGGAAGTATCTCTTGGTTTCTTATTCAGCAGCAGAGTTGGTGACTTTGACAACTGGACTGCAGAGAAACATGGTGAtcaccttttaatttttattggctGTCCGCCAAATATAAATACAGATGCAAAATTCAGTAATAGGAGATCTATAACCCAACATGGGTCACTACTCGTGAAATGTGACTTTCTCCCACCAGTAATTGCAATTAGGTGATAATACCTAATTATGTTTTCCTAATTAAAGATAAATTGCTACTTGATTAAAAATCCTGCCCTTCACCTTTGGGAACAAAGGTTAAGAGACACAGTTGGGTGAACTCTCAAATTTACTGGCATTTACACAAAGCCCCAGACAACCAAGGA from Pongo pygmaeus isolate AG05252 chromosome 10, NHGRI_mPonPyg2-v2.0_pri, whole genome shotgun sequence harbors:
- the TMEM117 gene encoding transmembrane protein 117 isoform X2, which codes for MATCHSHRTNSWQISVPSAFVWSVAPIKNVSRRSWVVDDNVLQHDSLSLHIFSHIQHDSPNGWEHGVTDMMLQDKPYPDWGKSARAFWKKGNVRITLFWTVLFTLTSVVVLVITTDWISWDKLNRGFLPSDEVSRAFLASFILVFDLLIVMQDWEFPHFMGDVDVNLPGLHTPHMQFKIPFFQKIFKEEYRIHITGKWFNYGIIFLVLILDLNMWKNQIFYKPHEYGQYIGPGQKIYTVKDSESLKDLNRTKLSWEWRSNHTNPRTNKTYVEGDMFLHSRFIGASLDVKCLAFVPSLIAFVWFGFFIWFFGRFLKNEPRMENQDKTYTRMKRKSPSEHSKDMGITRENTQASVEDPLNDPSLVCIRSDFNEIVYKSSHLTSENLSSQLNESASATEADQDPMTSKSTPTN
- the TMEM117 gene encoding transmembrane protein 117 isoform X3; translated protein: MGIRNESFMKLAAVGTWMGDFVTAWMVTDMMLQDKPYPDWGKSARAFWKKGNVRITLFWTVLFTLTSVVVLVITTDWISWDKLNRGFLPSDEVSRAFLASFILVFDLLIVMQDWEFPHFMGDVDVNLPGLHTPHMQFKIPFFQKIFKEEYRIHITGKWFNYGIIFLVLILDLNMWKNQIFYKPHEYGQYIGPGQKIYTVKDSESLKDLNRTKLSWEWRSNHTNPRTNKTYVEGDMFLHSRFIGASLDVKCLAFVPSLIAFVWFGFFIWFFGRFLKNEPRMENQDKTYTRMKRKSPSEHSKDMGITRENTQASVEDPLNDPSLVCIRSDFNEIVYKSSHLTSENLSSQLNESASATEADQDPMTSKSTPTN